Below is a window of Aminivibrio sp. DNA.
CCCTGAAGGCCATCAACATGACCCTCATGACCTTCGCGTCCCTGGCGGGGCCGGTCTATGACCCCCGCCGGGGAACCCTGGACCTCTGCTCCTGGGCCCTTGTCTACGAGGAGATCAGCCCGTGGATGAACATCCTCCTCAGCATCGCGGCGGCCATGCAGATCCACGAGGCGCAGAGGCTGGGGGACAAATTCGGGGACTTCGGTCTGGAGAACGCCGTCAGCGGCCATCCCGAAAACGGCATCCGGGAAGGGTGGGACAAAATCTCGGACCTGCTTCCCGCGTTCATCTCCGCCCAGGGACGGGAGCCGTCCCGGTGGACCGCCCCCGAATTCCAGCACGCGGCCGACCTGCTCGGGAACATACCCCCGGTTCTTATGGCCACCGCCGGAGGTCCCGGGCTGTCGGCAGAGTTCCCCTTCGGCACCTTTCCTCTCTCTGCAGGATGTCGGCGGACGAACCTCACCCCTTCTACGGCAACGGCCTGCTGATCACCCATTTCTTCCCCGTATCGGGAAAGAAGGGCGAGGAAGAGCGCTGGATCCGGAAAGCCCTCTCCCTCAACATGCCGCTCCTCGGCTCCGACCCGGCGGGGTACGGCTTCGGCAGCTACACCTACAGTGACGGGATGATCGTCCACGCCGCCTTTTACCCGAACACCCTCTACAGCCCCGGCCTCCTGCTGAACCTCCTCCTCTCGTGCGGGGCCAGGGGAATGGCCATGAACAGGGAGCTAGCAGGGGTCAAGGGGGATGAAAACCTCTTCAGTCTCTCAAAGAGCGCCGTGGAGCGGATGATGGATCTCTTGGGGAAAAACTGACACCGAAGGAGGAACCGCGATGAGGGACATGATCTGCAAACTGATGGAAGACGCCGGGCTCCAATAGAGATACAAGGTGAATTGTTCGTGCCCGAAGGGAGCGGGCAAGAGAAGGTCCCCTAGGGGATCAGGGCTGTCCAAATTCGGATGCGAAGGGCGTCCTTGCTCTCACCTATGAAGGTTTTGACCTTCCCCGAGAAAGCATCGGGACAGGCATGTTCTGCTTCAGCGTCTTGAAGAAGAGCTCGATCTCCCCCCGGTCCCTGTAGATCTCGCCTATGGTGCTCGCCGCGAACCGGAGGTGATTGGTGAGATTGGTGAGATTGGTGAGAAGAACGATATTCTCTCCTGTTTCAGGGTTCTCGACCGTGATCCTGCGGAGCGGTCCCCGGTGACGCCCCCGCAGGTTTTTCAGGCAGAGGGAATGTCGCCGGGCATAAGGTGAATTCGCCCCGCCAGGGGCGAAGAGATTATCCCCTGGGGGACAGCGCCCGGGCCGAGAAACCGACACGGATGTCGGTTTCACAAGCAGGCAACCGGCGAACGCAGGGAGCCGTGTTG
It encodes the following:
- a CDS encoding transposase yields the protein MSVSRPGRCPPGDNLFAPGGANSPYARRHSLCLKNLRGRHRGPLRRITVENPETGENIVLLTNLTNLTNHLRFAASTIGEIYRDRGEIELFFKTLKQNMPVPMLSRGRSKPS